The proteins below come from a single Crossiella sp. CA-258035 genomic window:
- the glmS gene encoding glutamine--fructose-6-phosphate transaminase (isomerizing) — MCGIVGYVGHRPALTVVLDGLRRLEYRGYDSAGVAVLDGGGGLAVERKAGPLVNLETRLDEVGRDGFAGTSGMGHTRWATHGAPTDRNAHPHRDGTGKLAVVHNGIIENFIALRAELEAAGVEPASDTDSETAAHLIAAAYREGETAGDLAASVRLVCRRLEGAFTLVVTHADHPDLVLAARRSSPLVVGVGEGENFVASDVAAFIEHTRDAVELGQDQVVELTRAGYRVTDFHGEDAPCTPFHVDWDLAAAEKGGHEYFMLKEIEEQPDALANTLRGHFQDGRIVLDEQRLSDQDLRDVDKVFVVACGSAYHSGLVAKYAIEHWTRLPVEVELASEFRYRDAVLDRSTLVVAVSQSGETADTLEAVRHARGQKARVLAVCNTNGAQIPRESDAVLYTHAGPEIGVASTKAFLAQIAANYLVGLALAQARGTKYPDEVAREFHELAAMPAAVSQVLSTVDRMRELARELADAKAVLFLGRHVGYPVALEGALKLKELAYMHAEGFAAGELKHGPIALIEEGLPVVVVMPSPKGRAVLHSKLLSNIQEIRARGARTIVIAEEGDETVRPFANDLIELPAVPTLLQPLVSTIPLQVLAAEIARARGYDVDKPRNLAKSVTVE, encoded by the coding sequence GTGTGCGGGATCGTGGGATACGTAGGACATCGACCAGCTCTGACCGTCGTGCTGGACGGGTTGCGGCGGCTGGAGTACCGGGGCTATGACTCGGCTGGCGTGGCCGTGCTGGACGGCGGTGGCGGACTGGCCGTGGAGCGCAAGGCCGGGCCGCTGGTCAACCTGGAGACCAGGCTGGACGAGGTCGGCCGGGACGGCTTCGCCGGCACCAGCGGCATGGGCCACACCCGGTGGGCCACGCACGGCGCGCCGACCGACCGCAACGCGCACCCGCACCGGGACGGCACCGGCAAGCTGGCCGTGGTGCACAACGGGATCATCGAGAACTTCATCGCGCTGCGCGCCGAGCTGGAGGCCGCCGGGGTCGAACCGGCCAGCGACACCGACAGCGAGACCGCGGCGCACCTGATCGCCGCCGCCTACCGCGAGGGCGAGACCGCCGGTGACCTGGCCGCCTCGGTGCGGCTGGTCTGCCGCCGCCTGGAGGGCGCGTTCACCCTGGTCGTCACGCATGCCGACCACCCGGACCTGGTCCTCGCCGCGCGGCGGTCCTCGCCGCTGGTGGTCGGGGTCGGCGAGGGGGAGAACTTCGTCGCCTCCGACGTGGCCGCCTTCATCGAGCACACCAGGGACGCGGTCGAGCTGGGCCAGGACCAGGTGGTCGAGCTGACCCGCGCCGGGTACCGGGTCACCGACTTCCACGGCGAGGACGCGCCGTGCACGCCCTTCCACGTGGACTGGGACCTCGCGGCCGCGGAGAAGGGCGGCCACGAGTACTTCATGCTCAAGGAGATCGAGGAGCAGCCCGACGCGCTGGCCAACACGCTGCGCGGGCACTTCCAGGACGGCCGGATCGTGCTCGACGAGCAGCGCCTGTCCGACCAGGACCTGCGGGACGTGGACAAGGTCTTCGTGGTGGCCTGCGGCTCGGCCTACCACTCCGGGCTGGTCGCCAAGTACGCCATCGAGCACTGGACCCGGCTGCCCGTGGAGGTCGAGCTGGCCAGCGAGTTCCGCTACCGGGACGCGGTGCTGGACCGCTCCACCCTGGTGGTGGCGGTCTCCCAGTCCGGCGAGACCGCGGACACCCTGGAGGCGGTGCGGCACGCCCGCGGGCAGAAGGCCCGGGTGCTGGCGGTCTGCAACACCAACGGCGCGCAGATCCCGCGCGAGTCCGACGCGGTGCTCTACACCCACGCCGGGCCGGAGATCGGGGTCGCCTCCACCAAGGCGTTCCTGGCCCAGATCGCGGCCAACTACCTGGTCGGCCTGGCCCTGGCGCAGGCCCGCGGCACCAAGTACCCGGACGAGGTGGCACGCGAGTTCCACGAGCTGGCGGCGATGCCGGCCGCGGTCAGCCAGGTGCTGTCCACAGTGGACCGGATGCGTGAGCTGGCGCGGGAGCTGGCCGACGCCAAGGCGGTGCTGTTCCTCGGCCGCCACGTGGGCTACCCGGTGGCCCTGGAGGGCGCGCTCAAGCTCAAGGAGCTGGCCTACATGCACGCCGAGGGCTTCGCCGCCGGTGAGCTCAAGCACGGGCCGATCGCGCTGATCGAGGAGGGGCTGCCGGTCGTGGTGGTCATGCCCTCGCCGAAGGGCCGGGCGGTGCTGCACAGCAAGCTGCTGTCCAACATCCAGGAGATCAGGGCCCGCGGCGCGCGCACCATCGTGATCGCCGAGGAGGGCGACGAGACGGTGCGGCCCTTCGCCAACGACCTGATCGAGCTGCCCGCGGTGCCCACCCTGTTGCAGCCGCTGGTCTCCACCATCCCGCTGCAGGTGCTGGCCGCGGAGATCGCCCGCGCGCGCGGCTACGACGTGGACAAGCCGCGCAACCTGGCCAAGTCGGTCACCGTCGAGTGA
- the aceB gene encoding malate synthase A — protein sequence MSQIRVLGEPVERGEEVLTPAALDFVAGLHRAFGARRRELLARRAERRAQAAADRRLDFLPETREIRESEWRVAQAPADLRDRRVEITGPTERKMAINALNSGAKVWLADLEDANTPHWRNVVSGQVNLADAVRKTIELSTPEGKRYALREDVEHAVVVVRPRGWHLDEAHLLVDGEPVAGALVDFGLYFFHNAAELLARGSGPYFYLPKLESHLEARLWNDVFTQAQAELGIPQGTVRATVLIETIPAAFEMDEILYELREHAAGLNAGRWDYLFSIIKTFRDSGPEFVLPDRNSVTMTAPFMRAYTELLVRTCHRRGAFAMGGMAAFIPNRRDPEVTATALAKVREDKQREAEDGFDGSWVAHPDLVPVCREVFDAVLGDEPNQLGRTREDVQVKAEQLLDVASAEGAATAAGLRSAVDVGVRYIASWLSGNGAAAIHNLMEDAATAEISRSQLWQWIYNDVGLDTGEPVTADLVRRVLAEVTAHLRGEHLAHLDQAAEVFEQVTLAQEYPDFLTLPAYQRIVTT from the coding sequence ATGAGCCAGATCCGCGTCTTGGGCGAGCCGGTCGAGCGGGGCGAGGAGGTGCTCACGCCCGCGGCGCTGGACTTCGTGGCCGGGTTGCACCGGGCCTTCGGGGCGCGGCGGCGCGAGCTGCTCGCCCGGCGGGCCGAGCGCAGGGCCCAGGCCGCGGCGGACCGGCGGCTGGACTTCCTGCCGGAGACCAGGGAGATCCGCGAGTCGGAGTGGCGGGTGGCGCAGGCCCCCGCCGACCTGCGGGACCGGCGGGTCGAGATCACCGGGCCGACCGAGCGGAAGATGGCGATCAACGCGCTCAACTCCGGGGCCAAGGTGTGGCTGGCCGACCTGGAGGACGCGAACACCCCGCACTGGCGCAACGTGGTCTCCGGCCAGGTCAACCTGGCCGACGCGGTGCGCAAGACGATCGAGCTGAGCACGCCGGAGGGCAAGCGGTACGCGCTGCGCGAGGACGTCGAGCACGCGGTGGTCGTGGTGCGGCCGCGTGGCTGGCACCTGGACGAGGCGCACCTGCTGGTGGACGGCGAGCCGGTGGCCGGGGCGCTGGTGGACTTCGGGCTCTACTTCTTCCACAACGCGGCCGAGCTGCTCGCCCGCGGCAGCGGCCCCTACTTCTACCTGCCCAAGCTGGAAAGCCACCTGGAAGCCCGGCTGTGGAACGACGTGTTCACCCAGGCCCAGGCCGAGCTGGGCATCCCGCAGGGCACCGTGCGGGCCACCGTGCTGATCGAGACCATCCCGGCCGCCTTCGAGATGGACGAGATCCTCTACGAGCTGCGCGAGCACGCCGCCGGGCTGAACGCGGGCCGCTGGGACTACCTGTTCAGCATCATCAAGACCTTCCGCGACTCCGGGCCCGAGTTCGTGCTGCCCGACCGCAACAGCGTCACCATGACCGCGCCGTTCATGCGGGCCTACACCGAGCTGCTGGTGCGCACCTGCCACCGGCGCGGCGCCTTCGCCATGGGCGGGATGGCCGCGTTCATCCCGAACCGGCGCGACCCCGAGGTCACCGCGACCGCGCTGGCCAAGGTCCGCGAGGACAAGCAGCGCGAGGCCGAGGACGGCTTCGACGGGTCCTGGGTGGCCCACCCCGACCTGGTGCCGGTCTGCCGCGAGGTCTTCGACGCGGTGCTCGGCGATGAGCCCAACCAGCTGGGCCGGACCCGGGAGGACGTGCAGGTCAAGGCCGAGCAGCTGCTGGACGTGGCCTCCGCGGAGGGGGCGGCGACCGCGGCCGGGCTGCGCAGCGCGGTGGACGTCGGGGTGCGCTACATCGCCTCCTGGCTGTCCGGCAACGGCGCGGCGGCCATCCACAACCTGATGGAGGACGCGGCCACCGCGGAGATCTCCCGGTCCCAGCTGTGGCAGTGGATCTACAACGACGTCGGCCTGGACACCGGCGAGCCGGTCACCGCGGACCTGGTGCGCCGGGTGCTGGCCGAGGTCACCGCGCACCTGCGCGGCGAACACCTGGCCCACCTGGACCAGGCGGCCGAGGTGTTCGAGCAGGTGACGCTGGCCCAGGAGTACCCCGACTTCCTCACCCTGCCCGCATACCAGCGGATCGTCACGACCTAG
- a CDS encoding NAD(P)H-hydrate dehydratase, translating into MSGVWGADRVRAAEHEVFQRVPEGALMRRAAFGLATYAIGMLAELTGGVSGRRVTLLVGAGNNGGDALWAGHFLRRRGVAVEAVLLDPERAHPAGLAALRRAGGRIATDHLAAVRAADLVLDGIVGLSARGPLRPAAAELVEQVAAPILAVDLPSGVDPDTGVVSGPAVHAAATVTFGCLKPVHVLAAGHCGEVCLIDIGIGDDLGEPELVVLSDAEVGARWPVPGASDDKYTQGVTGLAAGSAVYPGAAVLATGAAIRATSGMVRYAGEAADPVRDRWPEVVATGSVTDAGRVQAWVVGPGLGTGTAGAEVLRQVLAAGVPVCADADAITLLAADESLWDERDPDTPMVLTPHDREFARLAGTVGEDRVAAARRAAQRTNAVVLLKGHATVIAAPDGRVLVNPARSAWLATAGSGDVLSGLIGALLAGGMDPLLAAGCAVRAHEVAGQLAARDAPTSASVLVDVLPGAIRALRSASGLGTGSSSI; encoded by the coding sequence GTGAGCGGCGTCTGGGGCGCCGACCGGGTCAGGGCGGCCGAGCACGAGGTGTTCCAGCGGGTCCCCGAGGGCGCGCTGATGCGCAGGGCCGCCTTCGGCCTGGCCACCTACGCCATCGGCATGCTGGCAGAGCTGACCGGCGGTGTGTCCGGGCGGCGGGTGACGCTGCTGGTGGGCGCGGGCAACAACGGCGGGGACGCGCTGTGGGCCGGGCACTTCCTGCGGCGGCGCGGGGTCGCCGTCGAGGCGGTGCTGCTGGACCCGGAGCGGGCGCACCCCGCTGGGCTGGCCGCGCTGCGCCGGGCAGGCGGCCGGATCGCCACCGACCACCTGGCCGCGGTGCGGGCCGCCGACCTGGTGCTGGACGGCATCGTCGGGTTGTCCGCCCGCGGTCCGCTGCGGCCAGCGGCGGCTGAGCTGGTCGAGCAGGTGGCGGCCCCGATCCTGGCGGTGGACCTGCCCAGTGGCGTGGACCCGGACACCGGCGTGGTGTCCGGCCCGGCCGTGCACGCCGCCGCCACGGTGACCTTCGGCTGCCTCAAACCGGTGCACGTGCTGGCCGCCGGGCACTGCGGCGAGGTCTGCCTCATCGACATCGGCATCGGCGACGACCTGGGCGAACCCGAGCTGGTGGTGCTCTCCGACGCCGAGGTCGGCGCGCGCTGGCCGGTGCCCGGCGCGAGCGATGACAAGTACACCCAGGGCGTCACCGGCCTGGCCGCCGGGTCCGCGGTCTACCCCGGCGCGGCGGTGCTGGCCACCGGCGCGGCCATCCGGGCCACCTCCGGCATGGTGCGCTACGCGGGCGAGGCCGCCGACCCGGTGCGGGACCGCTGGCCGGAGGTGGTGGCCACCGGCTCGGTCACCGACGCCGGCCGGGTGCAGGCCTGGGTGGTCGGCCCCGGCCTCGGCACCGGCACCGCGGGCGCGGAGGTGCTGCGCCAGGTGCTGGCCGCCGGTGTGCCGGTCTGCGCGGACGCCGACGCGATCACCCTGCTGGCGGCGGACGAGTCGCTCTGGGACGAGCGCGACCCGGACACCCCGATGGTGCTCACCCCGCACGACCGCGAGTTCGCCCGCCTGGCAGGCACGGTCGGCGAGGACCGGGTGGCCGCGGCCCGCCGCGCCGCGCAGCGCACCAACGCGGTGGTGCTGCTCAAGGGCCACGCCACCGTGATCGCCGCGCCGGACGGCCGGGTGCTGGTCAACCCGGCCCGCTCGGCCTGGCTGGCCACCGCCGGGTCGGGTGACGTGCTCTCCGGTCTGATCGGCGCGCTGCTGGCCGGTGGCATGGACCCGCTGCTGGCCGCGGGCTGCGCGGTGCGCGCGCACGAGGTGGCCGGACAGCTGGCCGCGCGGGACGCGCCGACCTCGGCCTCGGTGCTGGTGGACGTGCTGCCCGGGGCGATCCGCGCGCTGCGGTCGGCATCCGGGTTGGGAACCGGCAGTTCCAGTATTTGA